Genomic window (Tardiphaga sp. vice304):
GACCATGACATCCATCTCGGGAAAAATCGATCCTGTGGTGCGGCGCGTCAGCGTCGCCGATATTGCGGAGTCGCTCGGCCAGGGGCTGCGCGATTTCCAGGCCGCGCCGTTGTTCGGTCTGGCCTTCGCCGGGCTTTACGTCGCCGGCGGCATCCTGATCCTGCTCAGCCTGACCGCGTTCGGCATGGTGTACCTGGCCTATCCGCTGGCGGCGGGCTTCGCGCTGCTCGGGCCGTTCGTCGCGGTCGGCCTGTACGAAGTGAGCCGGCAGCGCGAGGCCGGAGAGGCGCCGTCGATGCGCGGCATCTGGGCTACCATCCGGGCCCGCCGGGAAATCGGCTGGATGGCCTTCGTCACGCTGTTCGTCTTTCTGGTGTGGATGTATCAAGTCCGCCTGCTGATCGCGGTGCTGCTCGGTCTGCATGCCTCGTTCTCCAGCCTGCCCGAATTCATCACGGCGGTGCTGACCACCAATGAAGGCCTGGTATTTCTCGCGCTCGGCAATTTGATCGGTGCAGCCTTGTCGCTGGTTCTGTTCTCGCTGACGGTGGTGTCGTTCCCGCTGCTGCTGGACCGCGACGTCGACGCGGTGACCGCGATGATCACCAGCGTGCGGGCGGTGGTGATGAGCCCGCTGCCGATGATCGGCTGGGCGGCCGTCATCGTGGTGCTGCTGGCGGTGTCGTCTCTGCCGTATTTTCTAGGGCTACTGGTGACCCTGCCGGTGCTCGGCCATGCCACCTGGCATCTGTTCCGACGCATCGTCGTGCCGCTCGGGCCCGGCGAGGATGCGGCGCCGCTGCCGACCTTGCGATCGCCGGCGCCGGGCTAGATCGTTACTTCCCCTTTCCCCCGGCGCCGCGCAGCGGCGTTGGCGGGAGAGCGGAAAGAAAGAGCAGCTCTGCTAGATCAGCCCGCGTTGCTTCAGCGTCACCTCGATCTCGGAGAACACCCGCGCCAGTCGCTCCGCCCATTGCGTCTCGCCGGCGGCATCGGAGATCAGATCCTGCCGGATTTCGATGCCGGTGTTCAGCAGCCCGCGCCGTTCGCCGTGCACCGGGATCGTATAGTCGGTGTCGTCGCTCACGGCATAGGGCTGGTTGTCGCCGACCACCAGCCCCGGCTCGGCGCGTAAGCCCTGCAGCACCAGCGGCGGCAGCACCCGGTCGTGTTGATACAGCGTGCCGATGTGCCATGGCCGGGCGATCCCGGCATAGGAAGGCGTGAAGCTGTGCAGCGACACCAGCACCGTCGGCTGGCCCGCCTGCAGCCGCGCGTCGATCACCGCGTCGATGCGCTGATGGTAAGGATCGAAGATCAGCCGGCGCCGACTCTGCGCGGCGGCCGCGTCGAGACCCTCATTGCCGGGCACCGTCGTGGCTTCGGAAATCAGCGGGATCGACGATGCCGCCTCTGGCGGCCGGTTGCAGTCGATCACCAGCCGCGAATAGCGCTGCGCCACCAGATGGGCGTCCAGCGCAGACGACATCCGCTCCGCGACGCCGGCGATGCCGATATCCCAGCCGATGTGGCGCTGGCGCTCGGCATCGGAGAGGCCGAGGTCGCCGAGCATCTGCGGGATCAGCCGGCCATAGTGATCGCAGGTCAGCAGGAAGGGCGATCGTCCCGCGGCGTTTTGTTCCCAAACCGGTGGAACATCATGGGTTCCGAAACGTAGTGATGTGTCGCTTGCGCGGTTCAAAGCGGTTTTCCCTCATCATTGCCTATTGAGGCAGCAATCTGGCCTGTCAATCAGCAGCGACCGGTATAGATTTGCCTGTACAAAGTCACGACATGAATGATTCAACGATGCCGCTGCTGACCATCCACCACAAGACCGAATACCGCTATTCACATCCGGTGGCGTTCGGCGAGCATCGCATCATGCTGCGCCCGCGCGACGGCCACGATCTGCGCATGTTGACCGGCAAGCTCGAGATCACGCCGGAGCCGATGACGCTGCGCTACATCCATGACGTGTTCGGCAATTCCGTCGCCATCGCTACCTTTGACGAGCGGGCCCGAAAACTGACCTTCACCTCGACGGCGACCATTGAGCACATGCCGGCCGACGAATTCGCGCTGACGTCCGATGACGAGGCGTACTTCTATCCCTTCAAATACAATTCCGACGAATTGCCCGATTTGCAGGAATTCATCCGCCCGCAATATGGCGATCCCGATGGCGAGCTGTCCTACTGGGCGCGCGAGTTCCTCGATCCCCAGGGCCCGACGCCGACCTTCCACATCCTCAGCGGCATGACCCACGGCATCCGCGCGCAGTTCAAATACCGCAAGCGCTACGAACACGGCACCCAGCACCCGCTCGATACGCTGCAGACGAAGTCCGGCACCTGCCGCGATTTCGCGCTATTCATGATCGAGGCGTGCCGAAGGCTCGGCATCGCCGCGCGCTTCGTCTCGGGCTATCTGTTCATCCATGGCGATCGCCAGCACGGCTATGTCGGCGGCGGCTCCACGCATGCCTGGGTGCAGGTCTATCTTCCCGCCGCGGGCTGGATCGAATTCGATCCGACCAACGGCATCGTCGGCAGCCGCGATCTCATTCGCGTCGCGGTGGCGCGCGATCCGCGCCAGGCCATTTCGCTGCACGGCACCTATCTCGGTTCGGCTGATGCCTTCCTCGGCATGGATGTCAGTATCAATGTCGTCTCCGCCGGCGAAGATGCAAAGGTATAGGATATTATGGAAATCAGGGTCGGCTTCGAGATCACCTATTTTGCGATCAACCCGACGCCGATGGTGACGATGCTCAGCATCCACCCGTCGCGCTATGGCGACATCGATGGCACCGAGAGCATCACCACCACGCCGGACGTGCCGATCACCTATTATCGCGACAGTTTCGGCAATGTCTGCGGTCGCCTGGTCGCGCCGGCCGGCGGCATCACCTTTCACGGCAACACGCTGGTGCGCGATTCCGGCAAGCCCGATCAGGTCGTGCCCTCGGCGCAGCAATTGCCGATCGACCAGCTGCCCGACGAATGCCTGCTGTATCTGATGGCGAGCCGCTATTGCGAGACCGATAAGCTGACCGACGTGGCGTGGTCATTGTTCGGCAACACCGAGCCCGGCTGGGCGCGCGTGCAGACCATCATCGCGTTCGTACATAATCATGTGAAGTTCGGCTACGAGCACGCGCATCACATGAAGTCGGCGCATGACGTCTACGAGCAGGGCAACGGCGTGTGCCGCGACTACGCGCATCTGGCGCTGACCTTCTGCCGCTGCATGGGCATCCCGGCGCGCTACTGCACCGGCTACATGGGCGACATCGGGATTCCCTATGACGGCTCGGTGATGGATTTCTCCGGCTGGTTCGAAGTTTATCTCTCGGGCCGCTGGTACACCTGCGACGCCCGCCACAACAAGCCGCGGATCGGCCGCATCCTGATGGGCACGGGCCGCGACGCCGCCGACGTGGCGCTGACCACCAGCTTCGGCCGCATGGACCTCGTCAAGTTCTTCGTCATCTCCGACGAGATCAAGCACCAGCCGGCGTAGGGGTGGGATGAGCGAACTCGATTGCGTCTTCGTCTACGGCACGCTGATGAGCGGCTTCGACCATCCGATGTCGAGGCGGCTTGCGGCGGGTGCAGATCTTGTCGGGCCGGCTTCGTGCCGGGGCCGGCTGTATAGGGTCGCGCATTATCCGGGGCTGCTGCATTCCGATGATGCGGCTGACGTGGTGCATGGCGAACTGTATCGGCTGCGCAACGTCGCGGAATTGATGGCCGCACTCGACGACTATGAAAGCATCGGTCCGGGCTTTGAGCCGCCGACGCTGTATCTGCGCGAGGTGGTTCCGGTGACGCTCGCGGACGGCCGCGTGCAACAGGCCTGGACCTATATCTACAACCGCCCGGTGGACGAAGCGAAGCGGATCGTGTCGGGAAAATTTTTGGAGAAGTAGTCGGACGCTTCTTCCTTCTCCCCTTGTGGCAGAAGGTGGCACGGCCGGAGGCCGTGACGGATGAGGGGGCACTAGGCTTGGAGTCTGTGGCGCCCCCTCACCCGTCTCGAACCGCTTCGCGGTGCGATCCACCCTCTCCCACCTAGCGAAGCGAAGCTTCGCGCGGGGGAGAGGGAAGCAAGAAAGCCCTACGCCTTCTTCCCCACAAACTCCGTCGCAAAGATCCCCGGCGCCAGCAGCGCGAACCCGATTCCGATATTGCTGATCGACGTGGTGCCGCCATGCGACGCAGCAAAGCCCGAGATCGCCGAACCCAGCGCGCCGCCGAAGAACGCCGAGCCGAGATACAGCGCGTTGAGACGGCTGCGGATGTCGGCCGGCAGGGCATCGATCGCGCGCTGGCCGGCCACCACATTGCCCTGGGTGCCTGCGTCGATCAGGATGCCGGCGATCACGAACAGCGCGATGCTGGCAGGGCCGTTGCCCTCGGTGCGGATCAGCACGAAACTCACCAGCACCGCGAGCATCGCCACCAGCGTGACGGTGCCGCCGCCGCCGCGATCGGCCATCCGCCCGGCCAGCGGCGCCAGCAGCGCGCCGCCTGCGCCGGACAACAGGAACGCCGACAGTGCGACGTGGCCAAAGGCAAAGGGCGGCGCTTCCAGCACGATCGGCATCGCCGTCCAGAACAGGCTGAAGGCGCCGTACAACAGGCACTGATAGGCCGAGCGGCGCTGCAGCACGCGGGTGTCGCGCATCAATTGCCACAGCGAGCCCAGCAGCCGGCCATAAGTCAGGCTGTGCTCCGGCAGCCGTCGCGGCAGCGCGACGGCCATCAGCGCGATCACGCCCCCTGTGAATAGCGGGCGCAACCTTGTGTCTCTCGTTTTTCCCGCCGCAAACCCTATATCGATGGTCGGCTGGTCACATCCCGTTCACCAAGACTCGCAGCCCCGACTCACCGCATAAGCACCCATGCGCTTCACGCCCCAGTTCCTCGACGATTTGCGCGCCCGGCTTCCCGTCTCGGAGGTCGTGAGCAAGCGCGTCAAGTTGAAGAAGGCGGGAAGGGAATGGAAGGGGCTGTCGCCGTTCCAGCAGGAGAAGTCGCCGTCCTTCTTCGTCAATGACGAGAAGGGCTTTTACCACGACTTCTCCTCCGGCAAGCACGGCGACATCATCTCCTTCCTGATGGAGACCGACGGCTGCAGCTTCCCGGAGGCCGTCGAGCGCCTGGCGCAGATGGCCGGCGTGGCGCTGCCGGCGG
Coding sequences:
- a CDS encoding DUF2189 domain-containing protein, whose product is MTSISGKIDPVVRRVSVADIAESLGQGLRDFQAAPLFGLAFAGLYVAGGILILLSLTAFGMVYLAYPLAAGFALLGPFVAVGLYEVSRQREAGEAPSMRGIWATIRARREIGWMAFVTLFVFLVWMYQVRLLIAVLLGLHASFSSLPEFITAVLTTNEGLVFLALGNLIGAALSLVLFSLTVVSFPLLLDRDVDAVTAMITSVRAVVMSPLPMIGWAAVIVVLLAVSSLPYFLGLLVTLPVLGHATWHLFRRIVVPLGPGEDAAPLPTLRSPAPG
- a CDS encoding N-formylglutamate amidohydrolase, which codes for MNRASDTSLRFGTHDVPPVWEQNAAGRSPFLLTCDHYGRLIPQMLGDLGLSDAERQRHIGWDIGIAGVAERMSSALDAHLVAQRYSRLVIDCNRPPEAASSIPLISEATTVPGNEGLDAAAAQSRRRLIFDPYHQRIDAVIDARLQAGQPTVLVSLHSFTPSYAGIARPWHIGTLYQHDRVLPPLVLQGLRAEPGLVVGDNQPYAVSDDTDYTIPVHGERRGLLNTGIEIRQDLISDAAGETQWAERLARVFSEIEVTLKQRGLI
- a CDS encoding transglutaminase family protein; the protein is MPLLTIHHKTEYRYSHPVAFGEHRIMLRPRDGHDLRMLTGKLEITPEPMTLRYIHDVFGNSVAIATFDERARKLTFTSTATIEHMPADEFALTSDDEAYFYPFKYNSDELPDLQEFIRPQYGDPDGELSYWAREFLDPQGPTPTFHILSGMTHGIRAQFKYRKRYEHGTQHPLDTLQTKSGTCRDFALFMIEACRRLGIAARFVSGYLFIHGDRQHGYVGGGSTHAWVQVYLPAAGWIEFDPTNGIVGSRDLIRVAVARDPRQAISLHGTYLGSADAFLGMDVSINVVSAGEDAKV
- a CDS encoding transglutaminase-like domain-containing protein; the protein is MEIRVGFEITYFAINPTPMVTMLSIHPSRYGDIDGTESITTTPDVPITYYRDSFGNVCGRLVAPAGGITFHGNTLVRDSGKPDQVVPSAQQLPIDQLPDECLLYLMASRYCETDKLTDVAWSLFGNTEPGWARVQTIIAFVHNHVKFGYEHAHHMKSAHDVYEQGNGVCRDYAHLALTFCRCMGIPARYCTGYMGDIGIPYDGSVMDFSGWFEVYLSGRWYTCDARHNKPRIGRILMGTGRDAADVALTTSFGRMDLVKFFVISDEIKHQPA
- a CDS encoding gamma-glutamylcyclotransferase family protein yields the protein MSELDCVFVYGTLMSGFDHPMSRRLAAGADLVGPASCRGRLYRVAHYPGLLHSDDAADVVHGELYRLRNVAELMAALDDYESIGPGFEPPTLYLREVVPVTLADGRVQQAWTYIYNRPVDEAKRIVSGKFLEK
- a CDS encoding MFS transporter, with product MRPLFTGGVIALMAVALPRRLPEHSLTYGRLLGSLWQLMRDTRVLQRRSAYQCLLYGAFSLFWTAMPIVLEAPPFAFGHVALSAFLLSGAGGALLAPLAGRMADRGGGGTVTLVAMLAVLVSFVLIRTEGNGPASIALFVIAGILIDAGTQGNVVAGQRAIDALPADIRSRLNALYLGSAFFGGALGSAISGFAASHGGTTSISNIGIGFALLAPGIFATEFVGKKA